A stretch of the Marivirga tractuosa DSM 4126 genome encodes the following:
- the argG gene encoding argininosuccinate synthase, which yields MKKVVLAYSGGLDTTFCGLYLSKELGYEVHAVLVNTGGFSSEELKAVDAKAKKLGIASFTVIDCLETFYQNVIRFLVFGNILKNQTYPLSVSTERIVQAQALAQYAKEIGADALAHGSTGAGNDQVRFDMIFQTLLPEIEIITPIRDLKLSREQEIDFLKKQGVEMDFEKSKYSINKGIWGTSVGGAETLTSDQYLPDEAFPTPITKKDEEEISLSFEKGELIGINDKVFSHPTEAIQALDKIASPFGIGRDIHVGDTIIGIKGRVGFEAAAALIIIKAHHLLEKHTLTKWQIFWKNQLSEFYGNHLHEGHYLDPVMRNIEAMLLDSQQKVCGKVYVKLKPEHFVLKGIESPHDLMSAKFGSYGEMNLAWTAEDVKGFTKIIGNQTAIYHQVNKENG from the coding sequence ATGAAAAAAGTTGTTTTAGCCTATAGTGGAGGATTGGATACCACCTTCTGCGGCTTATACTTATCAAAAGAATTAGGCTATGAAGTACATGCCGTTTTAGTCAATACAGGAGGTTTTTCTTCTGAAGAATTGAAAGCCGTAGATGCAAAAGCCAAAAAATTAGGGATTGCTTCCTTCACGGTCATCGATTGCCTGGAAACTTTCTATCAGAATGTTATCCGATTTTTGGTGTTCGGTAATATTCTTAAAAACCAGACTTATCCTCTTTCGGTCAGCACAGAAAGAATAGTGCAGGCGCAGGCCTTGGCTCAATATGCAAAAGAAATCGGAGCTGATGCTTTGGCACATGGAAGTACGGGAGCGGGCAATGACCAGGTAAGATTTGATATGATTTTTCAAACCTTACTACCTGAAATCGAAATCATTACTCCGATTAGAGATTTAAAACTTAGCCGAGAACAGGAGATTGATTTCCTCAAGAAGCAGGGAGTTGAAATGGATTTTGAAAAATCTAAGTATTCTATCAATAAAGGAATATGGGGAACTTCTGTTGGAGGTGCAGAGACTTTAACTTCTGATCAATATTTACCAGATGAAGCATTTCCTACTCCTATCACTAAGAAAGATGAGGAAGAAATTTCTCTGTCTTTTGAAAAAGGGGAGCTGATTGGAATCAATGATAAAGTATTTTCTCATCCTACGGAAGCTATTCAGGCTTTAGATAAAATCGCTTCGCCCTTCGGAATCGGCAGAGATATTCATGTGGGCGATACCATAATCGGCATAAAAGGAAGAGTAGGTTTTGAAGCAGCTGCAGCATTAATCATCATCAAAGCGCATCATCTTTTGGAAAAACACACCCTTACCAAATGGCAAATATTCTGGAAGAATCAGCTATCGGAATTTTATGGTAATCACTTGCATGAAGGACATTATTTAGACCCTGTGATGCGAAATATTGAAGCCATGCTGTTGGACAGTCAGCAAAAAGTATGCGGTAAGGTTTATGTGAAATTGAAACCTGAACATTTCGTGCTAAAAGGAATCGAATCACCTCATGATTTGATGTCGGCAAAGTTTGGCAGTTATGGAGAAATGAACCTTGCCTGGACAGCTGAGGATGTAAAAGGATTCACCAAAATCATAGGCAATCAAACTGCAATTTATCACCAAGTAAACAAAGAAAATGGATAA
- a CDS encoding GNAT family N-acetyltransferase has translation MEKSKFIIRIAKEADQIYAYTIIEEMAASAAKRGTGIARRSVEYIEKKMLEGKAVIALTQDKTWAGFCYIESWDHEKYVANSGLIVAPEFRNSGLAKAIKSEIFQLSRKKYPEAKIFGLTTGSAVMKINSALGYIPVSYSALTKDEEFWKGCQSCVNYDILQSKNKQNCICTAMLYTPKPESKGKALRKNFTKNIKLFERWTRIKKHVMLKLKKHSDHLVNLF, from the coding sequence ATGGAAAAATCCAAGTTTATCATACGAATTGCTAAAGAAGCAGACCAAATTTACGCATATACCATTATAGAAGAAATGGCAGCATCAGCTGCTAAAAGAGGGACTGGTATTGCCCGTAGATCAGTTGAATATATCGAAAAAAAGATGCTGGAGGGCAAAGCTGTGATTGCTTTGACTCAGGATAAAACTTGGGCAGGCTTCTGTTATATAGAATCTTGGGATCACGAGAAATATGTTGCCAATTCAGGATTGATTGTTGCGCCCGAGTTTAGAAATTCCGGTTTAGCCAAAGCCATTAAATCCGAAATATTTCAGTTGAGCAGAAAGAAATACCCTGAGGCTAAAATTTTTGGTTTGACCACTGGAAGTGCTGTGATGAAAATCAATTCAGCTTTAGGCTATATCCCCGTGAGCTACTCAGCCTTAACAAAAGACGAGGAGTTCTGGAAAGGCTGTCAAAGCTGCGTGAATTATGATATTCTGCAGTCTAAAAACAAGCAGAATTGCATTTGTACCGCCATGTTATACACGCCCAAGCCTGAAAGCAAAGGCAAAGCACTCAGGAAGAATTTCACCAAAAACATCAAACTATTTGAGCGCTGGACCAGGATCAAAAAGCATGTGATGCTGAAGCTTAAAAAGCATTCAGATCATCTTGTGAATCTGTTTTAA
- the argC gene encoding N-acetyl-gamma-glutamyl-phosphate reductase — translation MDKLKIGIVGAAGYAGGELIRLLLHHPKAEIDFVLSNSQNGKKVSEVHTDLIGETDLVFTQSLKESAQVIFLALPHGRSQQFLHENKIADQVLVIDLSTDFRDEKEDFVYGLTEVFPDKIKSSKRIANPGCFATAIQLALAPAVAQSWTKQSIHVSGITGSTGAGVIPSDTTHFSWRNQNISSYKLFEHQHLHEVKQTFTQLDSYFKEEILFVPYRGNFSRGILTTVYFPFEGKLEDAKKEFIKYYKSSSFVHISDDLIDLKQVVNTNKCLLHLEVTSGQLIITSIIDNLLKGAAGQAVQNMNLHLGWEENLGLQLKANAY, via the coding sequence ATGGATAAGCTAAAAATTGGAATAGTGGGAGCCGCAGGCTATGCAGGGGGTGAGCTGATAAGATTATTATTGCATCATCCTAAAGCAGAGATTGATTTTGTTTTGAGCAACAGCCAAAATGGAAAAAAAGTTAGCGAGGTCCATACAGATTTAATTGGTGAGACAGACCTAGTATTCACTCAATCACTGAAAGAAAGTGCTCAAGTCATATTCTTGGCATTACCTCATGGGAGATCACAGCAATTTCTTCACGAAAATAAAATAGCCGATCAGGTTTTGGTGATTGATTTAAGCACTGATTTTAGAGATGAAAAAGAAGATTTCGTTTATGGTTTGACCGAAGTTTTTCCTGATAAGATTAAATCTTCCAAGCGAATTGCGAATCCAGGTTGCTTTGCCACTGCCATTCAGTTGGCATTAGCTCCCGCAGTTGCCCAATCCTGGACAAAGCAAAGCATTCATGTGAGCGGTATTACAGGGAGCACGGGAGCTGGCGTAATCCCTTCGGATACTACCCATTTTAGTTGGCGAAATCAGAATATATCTTCTTATAAATTATTCGAACATCAACATTTGCATGAAGTCAAGCAGACTTTCACTCAATTGGATTCATATTTCAAGGAAGAAATCCTATTCGTGCCTTACAGAGGCAATTTCTCTAGGGGGATTTTGACAACAGTCTATTTTCCATTTGAAGGAAAACTCGAGGACGCTAAGAAGGAATTTATAAAATATTACAAATCCTCAAGCTTTGTTCATATATCTGATGACTTAATTGATTTGAAACAAGTGGTCAATACCAACAAATGTCTATTGCATCTAGAAGTAACATCAGGTCAGTTGATTATTACTTCCATCATTGACAATCTACTGAAAGGAGCTGCCGGACAAGCAGTGCAAAACATGAATCTACACTTAGGCTGGGAGGAAAACTTAGGTTTACAACTAAAAGCCAACGCCTATTAA